A DNA window from Micromonospora sp. NBC_01739 contains the following coding sequences:
- a CDS encoding MarR family winged helix-turn-helix transcriptional regulator has protein sequence MDDDLPVSVDEDLPVSLREVEDELAALLRRARAISWEIASEVHPNLEPNAYGLLLWLRRSGAIRLTDLAARLGVGKGTLSRQIHNLETLGLVRRDPDPGDRRAAQLSLTEEGQRRFDAARAPRLGQIRRALQSWPQQDVEEFARLIRRFNDAWG, from the coding sequence GTGGACGACGATCTGCCGGTGAGCGTGGACGAGGATCTGCCGGTGAGCCTGCGCGAGGTGGAGGACGAGCTGGCCGCCCTGCTCCGGCGGGCCAGGGCAATCTCCTGGGAGATCGCCAGCGAGGTGCATCCGAATCTGGAGCCGAACGCGTACGGGCTGCTGCTCTGGTTGCGTCGCTCCGGCGCGATCCGGCTCACCGACCTGGCCGCCCGGCTGGGGGTCGGCAAGGGCACCCTGAGCCGTCAGATCCACAACCTGGAGACCCTCGGCCTGGTACGGCGGGACCCGGATCCGGGTGACCGGCGGGCCGCCCAGCTCAGCCTGACCGAGGAGGGCCAGCGCCGCTTCGACGCCGCCCGGGCGCCCCGACTCGGACAGATCCGGCGAGCGCTACAGAGCTGGCCGCAACAGGACGTCGAGGAGTTCGCCCGGCTGATCCGCCGGTTCAACGACGCCTGGGGCTGA
- a CDS encoding DinB family protein, translated as MTWTAPPIDRRSEPYRADERTMLEGWLNYHRDTLLLKCAGLTGQQLRTASVSSSTLTLLGLVRHMTVVERSWFRQCFAGEDLPELYDFDADPDAEFNTVDTADPEADFAAFRAEITAADAATAGHDLDEVFTLRRAEKSHEVSLRWVYLHMIEEYARHNGHADLIREAIDGVTGE; from the coding sequence ATGACATGGACCGCACCGCCCATCGACCGCCGCAGCGAGCCCTACCGCGCCGACGAGCGCACCATGCTGGAGGGCTGGCTCAACTACCACCGTGACACCCTGCTGCTCAAGTGCGCCGGGCTGACCGGCCAGCAACTACGGACGGCGAGCGTGTCGTCGTCCACGCTCACCCTGCTCGGTCTGGTGCGGCACATGACCGTCGTCGAGCGGTCGTGGTTCCGGCAGTGTTTCGCCGGCGAGGACCTACCCGAGTTGTACGACTTCGACGCCGACCCGGACGCCGAGTTCAACACCGTGGACACCGCCGACCCCGAGGCCGACTTCGCGGCGTTCCGCGCCGAGATCACCGCTGCCGACGCGGCCACCGCCGGCCACGACCTGGACGAGGTCTTCACCCTGCGCCGCGCCGAGAAGAGCCATGAGGTCAGCCTGCGCTGGGTCTACCTGCACATGATCGAGGAGTACGCCCGGCACAACGGGCACGCCGACCTGATCCGCGAGGCGATCGACGGGGTGACCGGCGAGTGA
- a CDS encoding alkaline phosphatase D family protein — MPAELLIGPLLRRVIGTRATIWVETTAPAVVTVRTAAGATGTAHTFTAYDHHYALVVVEGLIPDSATTYEVFLDDQVVWPLPKGRFPPSVIRTRAADDRDQPVRLLFGSCRETTQHATTRKLPPDALDAYARRILADPDPAALPDLLVLLGDQVYADETSPTVKRLLKRRRRRPAKAPSDQVVSFDEYTKLYLESWGDPEIRWLFSTVPSVMIFDDHEIIDDWNTSASWRADMREQPWWAERIASGLATYWVYQHLGNLSPDEIAADPIYAKVTTAGDATEVLREFGQRVDTEADLAHDPERWHAVQYQWSYSLDLGRTRLVMLDTRCSRVLRPGQRAMLPPGEWAWFVDRVHGDYDHLVVGSSLPWLLPPGIHHVEAWNEKLADSPRPWLAAVSERLRRGLDLEHWGAFRRSFDAMGALFARVGGGTPGEPGDRKGAGPAYPPPASINVLSGDVHHSYVARVRFADPAVRTPVHQLTCSPIHNQVPAGMRPLMRLGWARGPASATRALARTAGVPRPQVRWRKLAGPYFGNAVATLTHAKRTADVIIEGTTNDGHLRQVAHHRLTP, encoded by the coding sequence ATGCCCGCCGAACTGCTCATCGGCCCACTGCTGCGCCGGGTCATCGGTACGCGGGCCACGATCTGGGTGGAGACCACGGCCCCGGCGGTGGTCACCGTCCGCACGGCCGCCGGCGCCACCGGCACGGCGCACACCTTCACCGCGTACGACCATCACTACGCCCTGGTGGTGGTCGAGGGGCTGATCCCGGACAGCGCCACCACCTACGAGGTGTTCCTCGACGACCAGGTGGTCTGGCCGCTGCCCAAGGGGCGGTTTCCGCCGAGTGTGATCCGGACCCGGGCCGCCGATGACCGGGACCAGCCGGTACGGCTGCTCTTCGGTTCCTGCCGGGAGACCACCCAGCACGCCACCACCCGCAAGCTGCCCCCGGACGCCCTGGACGCGTACGCCCGGCGGATCCTGGCCGACCCGGACCCGGCGGCCCTGCCGGACCTGCTGGTGCTCCTCGGCGACCAGGTGTACGCAGACGAGACCTCACCGACGGTCAAGCGACTGCTCAAGCGACGGCGACGCCGCCCGGCGAAGGCTCCCAGCGACCAGGTGGTCAGCTTCGACGAATACACCAAGCTCTACCTGGAGTCCTGGGGGGATCCGGAGATCCGCTGGCTGTTCTCGACCGTGCCCAGTGTGATGATCTTCGACGATCACGAGATCATCGACGACTGGAACACTTCGGCCTCCTGGCGCGCGGACATGCGCGAGCAGCCCTGGTGGGCCGAGCGGATCGCCAGCGGCCTGGCCACCTACTGGGTGTATCAGCACCTGGGCAACCTCTCGCCGGACGAGATCGCGGCCGACCCGATCTACGCCAAGGTGACCACGGCCGGGGACGCCACCGAGGTGCTGCGCGAGTTCGGTCAGCGGGTGGACACCGAGGCCGACCTGGCGCACGACCCCGAGCGGTGGCATGCGGTGCAGTACCAGTGGAGCTACTCCCTGGATCTGGGGCGTACCCGCCTGGTCATGCTGGACACCCGGTGCAGCCGGGTGCTGCGGCCGGGCCAACGGGCGATGCTGCCGCCCGGGGAGTGGGCCTGGTTCGTCGACCGGGTGCACGGCGACTACGACCACCTGGTGGTCGGCTCCTCGCTGCCCTGGCTGCTGCCGCCGGGCATCCACCACGTCGAGGCCTGGAACGAGAAGCTGGCCGACTCGCCCCGCCCCTGGCTGGCCGCGGTGTCCGAGCGGCTCCGCCGAGGACTGGACCTGGAGCACTGGGGTGCCTTCCGCCGCTCCTTCGACGCCATGGGCGCCCTGTTCGCCCGGGTCGGCGGCGGCACCCCGGGTGAGCCGGGCGACCGCAAGGGGGCCGGTCCGGCGTACCCGCCCCCGGCATCGATCAACGTGCTCTCCGGTGATGTGCACCACTCGTACGTGGCCCGGGTCCGGTTCGCCGATCCGGCCGTACGCACCCCGGTGCACCAGTTGACCTGCTCGCCGATCCACAACCAGGTGCCGGCCGGGATGCGTCCCCTGATGCGGCTGGGCTGGGCCCGGGGACCGGCCTCGGCCACCCGGGCCCTGGCCCGCACCGCCGGGGTGCCCCGGCCGCAGGTGCGCTGGCGCAAGCTGGCCGGGCCGTACTTCGGCAACGCGGTGGCCACCCTGACGCACGCCAAACGCACCGCCGACGTGATCATCGAGGGCACCACCAACGACGGCCACCTGCGCCAGGTGGCCCACCACCGCCTGACCCCCTGA
- a CDS encoding HAD-IA family hydrolase: MARERASALLVDLDGVLRRWDPAVAAGVEREYGLSTGVLGEIATSWGMLQPVLTGRVSHADWMSSVVDALTPAVGDPERARAAVEQWQRYRGEVDPQVLAFIREVRAAGIRVGLGTNATDLLDADLAALDLTDELDVVVNSSAIGIHKPAKEYFQAACVALETPPDRVLFVDDEDRAINGARVAGLSAYRWNGPEDLRYLRAVLAY; encoded by the coding sequence GTGGCTCGGGAACGCGCGTCAGCGCTCCTGGTGGACCTCGACGGCGTACTGCGGCGTTGGGACCCGGCGGTCGCCGCCGGGGTGGAGCGGGAGTACGGCCTCTCCACCGGGGTGCTCGGGGAGATCGCCACCTCCTGGGGGATGCTCCAGCCGGTGCTCACCGGCCGGGTCAGCCACGCCGACTGGATGTCCAGTGTGGTCGACGCGCTGACCCCCGCGGTGGGGGACCCGGAGCGGGCCCGGGCGGCCGTGGAGCAGTGGCAGCGCTACCGCGGTGAGGTCGACCCGCAGGTGTTGGCGTTCATCCGCGAGGTGCGGGCCGCCGGCATCCGGGTCGGGTTGGGCACCAACGCCACCGACCTGCTCGACGCCGACCTGGCCGCCCTGGACCTCACGGACGAACTCGACGTGGTGGTCAACTCCTCGGCCATCGGCATCCACAAGCCGGCCAAGGAGTACTTCCAGGCGGCCTGTGTGGCCCTGGAGACCCCGCCGGACCGGGTGCTCTTCGTCGACGACGAGGACCGGGCGATCAACGGGGCCCGGGTGGCCGGGCTGTCGGCGTACCGCTGGAACGGGCCGGAGGACCTGCGCTATCTGCGGGCCGTGCTGGCCTACTGA
- a CDS encoding aminoglycoside phosphotransferase family protein — MYAGWRDPSHPSQRLGRPYVTSQEIPLHGGNVSTVVRVGDTVRRNAGPWTPAVHALLRHLEYVGFTGAPRALGMDERNREVLSYLEGECGEYPLAPHWVTDEALVTVATMLRMFHDAQYGFVPPPNAVWRSFGPPPPDTEVICHHDAAPHNVIWRPDGTLGLIDFDLASPGARIYDVAYAAWTWVPIFSDRDSITLGWKRPDRPRRLRLFADAYGLIPRDRHRLIRTIRKRIVDHVEGIRRMAAAGEPAFVRIVHKGHLRRPMRDLRLLDYERHALEYALR; from the coding sequence GTGTACGCGGGCTGGCGTGACCCGAGCCACCCGTCGCAGCGCCTCGGGAGACCGTACGTGACTTCGCAGGAGATCCCCCTGCACGGCGGGAACGTCAGCACGGTGGTGCGGGTCGGCGACACGGTCCGGCGTAACGCCGGCCCGTGGACCCCGGCGGTGCACGCCCTGCTGCGTCACCTGGAGTACGTCGGGTTCACCGGCGCCCCCCGGGCCCTGGGCATGGACGAGCGCAACCGGGAGGTGCTGTCGTACCTGGAAGGGGAGTGCGGGGAGTACCCGCTGGCCCCGCACTGGGTCACCGACGAGGCACTGGTCACGGTCGCCACCATGCTGCGGATGTTCCACGACGCCCAGTACGGTTTCGTGCCCCCGCCCAACGCGGTGTGGCGCTCCTTCGGGCCCCCGCCCCCGGACACCGAGGTGATCTGTCACCACGACGCCGCGCCGCACAACGTGATCTGGCGGCCGGACGGCACCCTGGGGCTGATCGACTTCGACCTGGCCTCACCGGGTGCCCGGATCTACGACGTGGCGTACGCGGCCTGGACCTGGGTGCCGATCTTCTCCGACCGGGACTCGATCACCCTGGGCTGGAAGCGTCCGGACCGGCCGCGCCGGTTGCGGTTGTTCGCCGACGCGTACGGGTTGATTCCGCGGGACCGGCACCGGCTGATCCGTACCATCCGCAAGCGGATCGTCGACCATGTCGAGGGCATCCGGCGGATGGCCGCGGCCGGGGAGCCGGCCTTCGTGCGGATCGTGCACAAGGGTCACCTGCGTAGGCCGATGCGTGATCTTCGACTGCTCGATTACGAGCGTCATGCCCTGGAGTACGCCCTGCGGTGA
- a CDS encoding MDR family MFS transporter, with the protein MTQASAPARASTVQMSHRQILEALSGLLLGMFVAILSGTVVGNALPRIITDLNGSQSAYTWVVTSTLLATTATTPLWGKLADLVSKKVLVQASLAIFVLGSVLAGLSQSTGQLIACRVVQGIGAGGLTALVQVIIATMISPRERGRYSGYLGSVMAVGTIGGPLIGGVIVDTPWLGWRWCFYVGVPFALAALVVLQKTLNLPVVRRKVEIDWWGATLITGAVSLLLIWVSLAGSRYDWLSWQTAVMVPGALLLGAAAIRVETRVSEPLIPPRLFRNRTLTLSVVASIAVGVGMFGASVFLGQYFQISRGATPTMSGLMTLPMIIGLLVSSTVVGRLITTTGRWKRYLVIGAALLTVGFALMGTLRSDTPYWLLSIYMALIGVGVGMTMQNLVLAVQNTVDPHELGTASSVVAFFRSLGGAVGVSALGALLGNNVARYLSDGLAALGLPTSGAGGGTLPDVTTLPAPIRAVVESAYGHGAGDIFLAAAPFGLIALIAILFIKEVPLLRHTGGPLADKEESTEDAAAIRTGAQN; encoded by the coding sequence ATGACTCAGGCGAGCGCGCCCGCCCGAGCGAGCACCGTGCAGATGAGCCACCGGCAGATCCTGGAGGCCCTCTCCGGCCTGCTGCTGGGCATGTTCGTCGCGATCCTGTCCGGCACGGTCGTCGGCAACGCCCTGCCGAGGATCATCACCGATCTCAACGGCAGCCAGTCCGCGTACACCTGGGTGGTTACCTCGACCCTGCTGGCGACCACCGCGACCACCCCGCTCTGGGGCAAGCTCGCCGACCTGGTCAGCAAGAAGGTCCTGGTTCAGGCCTCCCTGGCGATCTTCGTACTCGGTTCCGTTCTGGCCGGGCTCTCGCAGTCCACCGGACAACTGATCGCCTGCCGGGTGGTCCAGGGCATCGGGGCCGGTGGTCTGACCGCACTGGTGCAGGTGATCATCGCGACCATGATCTCGCCGCGGGAGCGGGGCCGCTACAGCGGCTACCTGGGTTCGGTGATGGCCGTCGGCACCATCGGCGGCCCGCTGATCGGCGGCGTGATCGTCGACACCCCCTGGCTCGGCTGGCGCTGGTGCTTCTACGTGGGGGTGCCCTTCGCCCTGGCCGCCCTGGTCGTACTCCAGAAGACCCTCAACCTGCCGGTGGTCCGCCGCAAGGTGGAGATCGACTGGTGGGGTGCCACCCTGATCACCGGCGCGGTGTCGCTGCTGCTGATCTGGGTGTCCCTGGCCGGCAGCCGGTACGACTGGCTCTCCTGGCAGACCGCGGTGATGGTGCCCGGCGCCCTCCTGCTCGGTGCCGCCGCCATCCGGGTAGAGACCCGGGTCAGCGAGCCGCTGATCCCGCCCCGCCTGTTCCGCAACCGCACCCTGACCCTCTCGGTGGTGGCCAGCATCGCCGTCGGTGTGGGCATGTTCGGTGCCTCGGTCTTCCTAGGCCAGTACTTCCAGATCAGCCGGGGGGCCACCCCCACCATGTCCGGCCTGATGACCCTGCCGATGATCATCGGCCTGCTGGTCTCCTCCACCGTGGTCGGCCGGCTCATCACCACCACCGGCCGGTGGAAGCGGTACCTGGTCATCGGCGCGGCCCTGCTGACCGTCGGCTTCGCCCTGATGGGCACCCTGCGGTCGGACACCCCGTACTGGCTGCTCAGCATCTACATGGCGCTGATCGGGGTGGGTGTGGGCATGACCATGCAGAACCTGGTGCTCGCCGTGCAGAACACGGTCGACCCGCACGAACTCGGCACGGCCAGTTCCGTGGTGGCCTTCTTCCGCAGCCTGGGCGGTGCGGTCGGGGTCAGCGCCCTGGGCGCCCTGCTCGGCAACAACGTGGCCCGCTACCTCAGCGACGGGCTGGCCGCCCTCGGCCTGCCGACCTCGGGGGCAGGCGGTGGGACCCTGCCGGACGTGACCACCCTGCCCGCGCCCATCCGGGCCGTGGTGGAGTCCGCGTACGGGCACGGAGCCGGGGACATCTTCCTGGCGGCCGCACCCTTCGGACTGATCGCGCTGATCGCCATCCTGTTCATCAAGGAGGTGCCACTGCTGCGGCACACCGGCGGGCCGCTCGCCGACAAGGAGGAGTCGACCGAGGACGCCGCAGCGATCCGCACCGGCGCCCAGAACTGA
- the ftsY gene encoding signal recognition particle-docking protein FtsY produces the protein MTEYLLIALALLGVLILGGIGLVVPRLRRRPAPPLPRTEVDTRAEEELAGPPVEAPEAELSTGVLVEPPPVVEAPAPTVEVPEPTAGRLVRLRSRLSRSQNAFGKGLLGLLSRDRLDEDVWEEIEDSLITADVGIDATREIVDRLRERTRVLGTRSAAELRALLAAELVNALDPELDRSLRTTPKEGVPAVLLVVGVNGAGKTTTCGKIARVLIADGRTVLLGAADTFRAAAADQLETWAGRVGAETVRGPEGADPASVAFDAVRRGIDTGVDTVLVDTAGRLQNKVGLMDELGKVKRVVEKHGPIDETLLILDATTGQNGLEQARVFTEVVNVTGVVLTKLDGTAKGGIVIAVQRKLGIPVKLVGLGEGPDDLAPFDPVQFVDALLGTEAPGPTA, from the coding sequence ATGACGGAATACCTCCTCATCGCTCTGGCCCTGCTCGGTGTGCTGATCCTCGGCGGCATCGGGTTGGTCGTGCCGAGGCTGCGCCGTCGGCCGGCACCGCCGCTGCCGCGCACCGAGGTGGACACGCGGGCGGAGGAGGAGCTGGCCGGGCCGCCGGTGGAGGCCCCGGAGGCCGAGCTGTCCACCGGGGTGCTGGTCGAGCCGCCGCCGGTGGTGGAGGCGCCGGCCCCGACCGTGGAGGTGCCCGAGCCGACGGCCGGTCGGCTGGTCCGGCTGCGGTCCCGCCTGTCCCGTTCGCAGAACGCCTTCGGCAAGGGGCTGCTCGGTCTGCTCAGCCGCGACCGCCTGGACGAGGACGTCTGGGAGGAGATCGAGGACAGCCTGATCACCGCCGACGTGGGGATCGACGCCACCCGGGAGATCGTCGACCGGCTGCGGGAGCGGACCCGGGTGCTCGGCACCCGTTCGGCCGCCGAGCTGCGCGCCCTGCTCGCCGCCGAGCTGGTCAACGCCCTCGACCCGGAGCTGGACCGCTCGCTGCGCACCACCCCCAAGGAGGGGGTGCCGGCGGTGCTGCTGGTGGTCGGGGTCAACGGCGCCGGCAAGACCACCACCTGCGGCAAGATCGCCCGGGTGCTCATCGCCGACGGCCGCACCGTGCTGCTCGGAGCGGCGGACACCTTCCGGGCCGCCGCGGCCGACCAGTTGGAGACCTGGGCCGGGCGGGTCGGGGCGGAGACCGTCCGGGGCCCGGAGGGCGCCGACCCGGCCAGTGTCGCCTTCGACGCGGTCCGACGCGGCATCGACACCGGGGTGGACACCGTGCTCGTGGACACCGCCGGCCGGTTGCAGAACAAGGTCGGCCTGATGGACGAGCTGGGCAAGGTCAAGCGGGTGGTGGAGAAGCACGGCCCGATCGACGAGACCCTGCTCATCCTGGACGCCACCACCGGGCAGAACGGGCTGGAGCAGGCCCGGGTCTTCACCGAGGTGGTCAATGTCACCGGGGTGGTGCTCACCAAGCTCGACGGCACCGCCAAGGGTGGCATCGTGATCGCCGTACAGCGCAAGCTGGGCATTCCGGTGAAGCTGGTCGGGCTCGGCGAGGGTCCGGACGACCTGGCCCCGTTCGACCCGGTGCAGTTCGTCGACGCCTTGCTGGGCACCGAAGCCCCCGGGCCGACCGCGTAA
- a CDS encoding universal stress protein, translating into MNTADRQQYGPQARPVPFERGTDGPRVVLVGVDGTRTSLRAASYAAGLARRQGARLVVVFVSSPTAYAVLSDLVAEAVQQSHDELAEDLRQECRRSAEELGVPVTFLCRRGDAYAELCAAADETQADAVVVGSSEQAGHRLVGSVATRLVRTGRWPVVVVP; encoded by the coding sequence ATGAACACCGCTGATCGTCAGCAGTACGGCCCGCAGGCCCGGCCGGTGCCCTTCGAGCGGGGCACCGACGGGCCACGGGTCGTGCTGGTCGGGGTGGACGGCACCCGGACCTCGCTGCGCGCCGCCTCGTACGCCGCCGGGCTGGCCCGTCGCCAGGGCGCCCGGCTGGTGGTGGTCTTCGTCAGCTCGCCGACCGCCTACGCGGTTCTGTCCGACCTCGTCGCGGAGGCGGTGCAGCAGAGCCATGACGAACTGGCCGAGGACCTGCGTCAGGAGTGCCGGCGCAGCGCCGAGGAACTGGGCGTACCGGTGACCTTCCTGTGTCGGCGCGGCGACGCGTACGCCGAACTCTGCGCCGCGGCCGACGAGACCCAGGCGGACGCGGTCGTGGTGGGCTCCTCCGAGCAGGCCGGGCATCGCCTGGTCGGCTCGGTCGCCACCCGCCTGGTCCGCACCGGCCGCTGGCCGGTCGTCGTCGTGCCCTGA